A stretch of Tigriopus californicus strain San Diego chromosome 11, Tcal_SD_v2.1, whole genome shotgun sequence DNA encodes these proteins:
- the LOC131890587 gene encoding uncharacterized protein LOC131890587: MSKRDEIASLKASRRGFKSALTRARKSAQSALDDYILGDDPVLLENFLGHWDDRLQKYLFAEDQVICHLDADANDADSAVDEQTNAFFKAKSIIIGFRRDVDASNLQAVGGNQPDPARGSGIPPLPLPKVDAKKPPILHEDTNHKVFTRWRPLWVNYARLTSLDQRDQAIQVGLFWECCSPGFLKIIVHSLGIKMETGRPVTEILDLLEDHLRSLRNVHLDMRDLLAVRQTEGQDYTSFCGTIRELADYADASKVTEDRLLIALLLQGMRDDSDKAKTMERNPSTFDDARRHILELETSRNGVHEFGSRPRSSLSFAVHKDQTVNAAKSNYRKLGGKSGKWPGTKADHFECHGCGRLGHWRPVCRQREDKKASGVHVCVASTSFPDRGNRVNVEVTPSGSSKSVRVQFCADTGADVVIMGINQFRDSDLCQMTPIESRFGEANISGVDGRALNLFGTFQADLSLDKEHRVQDVTVVVSSDLDDAYLGLDACRALGIVGPAFPQPMVSAIPKALGSPLDPTKHVWPLNLREEWISSLPKCPSVSDFSNAEAKLRSIYSAAFDASSLKPLRGPIVGDPMVITLKDGAIPFAINTARQIPIPQMKEVQTMLEAMCVQKIIEPVGDVPTKWCHPIVVVPKSDGSFRLCVDLTRLNTEVVRSIHPTKTPAEAISGFQSTDEYFLKLDLVKGYWQMPLDPNSQELTTFITPFGKYRFLRSPMGFISTGDSFSYRGDIAMSGLNVQKVIDDMAAGAKEYPDLIRLTCNILERCVRYGMTVNAKKSVIGGARDIDFVGFRISRNKIEADPEKVDAIRRFPPPEDRRDLRSFLGLVNQLGQFSSSIAKTAEPLRGLLKTKNTFLWLPEHVVAFNEVKRALTSPPILGMYTIGAETVLQTDASKLKGLGFVLLQRLEDQWRLIQCGSRFLKDAETRYAIVELEALAIYWAIRKCRTYLAGMEHFKVLSDHKPLQTIFNQQMLNAIENPRILNYRSRLSSFKFTVEWRCGKTHFIPDALSRAPISIPEVIDDLDPDPSNLQVALVKAHESDLTLEDLSSHARESQDYGCLRDAIKQNIVAKARSGYVSLFKKMSDELSLDGNLILRGSRIVIPPPAIKNILSLLHSSHQGIERTKRRARQIVFWPGFNSDIANMVEACSECAYFRPSNPPEPLIQMDHPSRPFEMVSADFFSYGGHEYLVYTCRFSGFPFIQRFHAPPTASTLIRELRWLFSVMGVPNVFRSDNATVFSSSVCQDFFRLWGVQWRPSSPHHPQSNGHAEANVK; encoded by the exons ATGTCGAAAAGGGACGAAATTGCTTCGCTTAAGGCGAGCCGAAGGGGATTTAAGTCTGCCTTGACTCGAGCGCGGAAATCCGCCCAATCAGCCCTCGATGATTACATCCTGGGTGACGATCCAGTTCTCTTGGAGAACTTCTTGGGCCATTGGGACGATCGTCTGCAAAAATATCTATTTGCCGAGGACCAAGTGATCTGTCATCTTGATGCCGATGCAAACGATGCAGATTCGGCCGTAGACGAACAAACTAATGCCTTTTTTAAGGCCAAATCTATTATCATTGGGTTTCGTAGAGACGTGGATGCTTCAAATCTTCAAGCTGTCGGAGGTAACCAGCCTGACCCCGCTCGTGGTTCTGGTATTCCCCCTTTGCCATTGCCCAAAGTGGATGCCAAGAAACCCCCAATTTTACATGAGGATACCAACCACAAGGTCTTCACTAGGTGGCGGCCCTTATGGGTTAATTATGCCCGTCTTACCTCTTTAGATCAACGTGATCAAGCCATCCAGGTCGGCCTTTTCTGGGAGTGCTGTAGCCCAGGGTTCCTTAAGATCATCGTCCATTCTCTTGGGATCAAAATGGAAACCGGCCGTCCCGTGACAGAGATTCTGGACCTTCTGGAAGATCATCTTCGCAGCCTCCGTAATGTCCATCTCGACATGCGTGACCTTCTAGCTGTTCGCCAAACTGAGGGCCAGGATTACACGTCCTTTTGCGGCACTATCCGAGAGCTTGCGGATTATGCTGATGCTTCCAAGGTAACCGAGGACCGTCTTCTCATTGCCTTATTATTACAGGGCATGAGAGATGACTCTGACAAGGCCAAAACGATGGAACGGAACCCGTCTACTTTCGACGACGCACGGAGACACATCTTGGAGTTAGAAACTTCACGCAATGGGGTTCACGAGTTTGGTTCCCGCCCGCGATCCTCGTTATCCTTTGCCGTTCACAAAGATCAAACTGTTAACGCTGCCAAATCAAACTACCGAAAACTCGGTGGGAAATCGGGCAAATGGCCGGGGACAAAGGCGGACCATTTCG AGTGCCATGGGTGCGGTCGATTAGGCCATTGGAGGCCTGTTTGCCGCCAGAGGGAGGACAAGAAGGCAAGTGGTGTACACGTATGCGTGGCTTCGACGTCGTTCCCCGACCGTGGGAACCGGGTCAATGTCGAAGTGACCCCTTCTGGATCTTCAAAGTCAGTGAGAGTCCAATTTTGCGCTGATACTGGGGCCGACGTAGTCATTATGGGTATCAATCAATTTCGAGATTCAGATTTGTGCCAAATGACCCCTATTGAATCACGTTTTGGCGAGGCGAATATCTCGGGAGTTGATGGTCGTGCCTTGAATCTTTTTGGTACATTCCAGGCGGATTTGTCTTTGGACAAGGAACACAGAGTTCAAGACGTAACGGTGGTAGTCAGTTCTGACTTAGATGATGCATACTTGGGATTGGATGCATGCCGAGCTCTTGGGATTGTTGGTCCTGCCTTTCCACAACCCATGGTGTCAGCTATTCCGAAGGCCTTGGGTTCTCCCCTCGATCCGACCAAGCACGTGTGGCCGTTGAATCTTCGTGAAGAATGGATTTCATCACTTCCAAAATGTCCTTCTGTGAGTGATTTTTCAAATGCCGAGGCTAAGCTTAGATCCATTTACAGTGCTGCCTTTGATGCCTCCTCCTTGAAACCATTGCGAGGTCCTATCGTGGGTGACCCAATGGTGATTACCCTGAAAGATGGAGCAATCCCATTCGCTATTAACACGGCCCGCCAGATCCCAATCCCTCAAATGAAAGAAGTACAGACCATGCTAGAGGCGATGTGTGTCCAGAAGATAATTGAGCCTGTGGGTGATGTTCCTACGAAATGGTGTCATCCCATAGTCGTGGTCCCCAAGTCAGACGGATCATTCAGATTGTGCGTGGATCTGACCCGATTGAACACCGAGGTAGTGCGTTCTATCCACCCTACGAAGACCCCGGCTGAGGCCATCTCTGGATTTCAATCTACGGATGAGTATTTTTTAAAACTCGATTTGGTCAAGGGATACTGGCAAATGCCTTTAGATCCCAATTCCCAAGAGTTGACAACTTTTATCACTCCTTTTGGGAAATATCGTTTCCTTCGCTCACCTATGGGGTTCATTTCCACCGGCGATTCTTTCTCTTATAGAGGCGATATCGCCATGTCCGGTTTAAACGTACAGAAAGTCATTGACGATATGGCTGCTGGTGCTAAGGAGTACCCGGACCTAATCCGCTTAACGTGTAATATTCTTGAGCGTTGTGTCCGGTATGGAATGACGGTGAACGCCAAGAAGAGCGTGATCGGTGGAGCGAGGGATATCGACTTTGTTGGGTTTCGCATCTCTCGGAACAAGATCGAGGCAGACCCAGAAAAGGTCGATGCCATTAGGCGATTCCCCCCTCCAGAGGACCGCCGCGATCTCCGTTCATTCCTTGGGCTGGTCAATCAATTGGGCCAGTTCTCCAGTTCCATTGCCAAAACCGCCGAGCCTTTGAGAGGccttttgaaaaccaaaaacacCTTCTTGTGGCTTCCCGAGCATGTGGTTGCTTTCAATGAGGTCAAGAGGGCTCTCACATCCCCTCCTATCCTTGGTATGTACACGATTGGGGCAGAGACGGTGCTTCAGACGGATGCatcaaaattgaagggtttGGGGTTCGTCTTGTTACAACGTCTGGAAGACCAATGGCGACTGATACAATGTGGCTCACGCTTCTTGAAGGACGCAGAGACCCGTTATGCCATTGTGGAGTTGGAAGCGCTAGCCATTTATTGGGCTATTCGCAAATGTCGAACGTATTTGGCCGGTATGGAACACTTCAAGGTGCTTTCAGATCATAAACCACTGCAAACgattttcaatcaacaaaTGCTTAATGCCATCGAAAATCCTAGGATCTTGAATTACCGTTCccgtctttcttctttcaagttCACGGTTGAGTGGAGGTGTGGAAAGACCCACTTCATCCCAGATGCTCTGTCCCGGGCCCCGATATCTATCCCCGAGGTGATCGACGATTTGGATCCGGATCCCTCCAACCTTCAGGTGGCCTTGGTTAAAGCCCACGAATCAGATCTGACATTGGAAGACTTGTCGTCCCATGCCCGTGAGTCTCAAGACTACGGCTGTTTGAGGGACGCCATCAAACAGAATATTGTGGCAAAAGCTCGATCGGGGTATGTCTCCTTATTTAAAAAGATGTCAGACGAGCTCTCCTTGGATggtaatttgattttgagggGCTCGCGCATTGTCATTCCACCGCCTGCAATAAAGAATATCTTGTCTCTACTGCATTCAAGCCATCAGGGAATAGAGCGTACAAAACGGCGTGCCAGACAGATCGTTTTCTGGCCGGGGTTTAATTCCGATATCGCAAATATGGTAGAGGCTTGTTCGGAATGTGCTTATTTTCGGCCATCCAATCCGCCGGAGCCCCTGATTCAAATGGATCACCCGTCCCGACCATTTGAAATGGTATCAGccgatttcttttcttatggAGGCCATGAGTATTTGGTTTATACCTGTCGATTCTCTGGCTTTCCCTTCATCCAGCGCTTTCATGCGCCGCCTACGGCTTCCACTTTAATCCGAGAACTTCGTTGGCTGTTCTCGGTAATGGGCGTGCCCAACGTGTTCCGGTCCGATAACGCGACGGTGTTCAGTTCATCTGTTTGTCAGGACTTTTTCAGACTGTGGGGCGTGCAATGGCGGCCGTCTTCACCGCACCACCCTCAATCCAATGGCCATGCCGAGGCCAACGTTAAATAA